Below is a genomic region from Candidatus Binatia bacterium.
CGAGCGCGAAGGCGCTGGAGGCCGAGGACCGGGCCTCGTTCCTGAATTTGCCCTTCCATCGCGACGTCGCCGCGGTTGCTGCCGGCGGTGCGTGGCCCGATCCCCCGCGCTAACCGGATTCGATGTCTATGAACGAGTGGCCGGTCCTTGAGTACGCGCCATGGGCGCGAACGAAGCGCACCCTGCACCTGATCGCGCAAATGCTGGGAAAAGTTCGCCTCGCGCTCGCGCCGCATCAGCCGAATTTCCAGTTCGCCGCGCTTTACATGGCGCCGGACGGCATTACCACCAGCCCGATTCCGGTCGGCCTGCGCCTGGTGGAACTGCGCCTCGACGTTGTCGAGGCACGCATCGTTCTGCTCTCCAGCGACAGGCGCCGACGCGAGATCGCATTCGCACAGCTCCCCTCGATCGCGTCAACTTATAATGCGCTGCTTGACGCCTTGAGAGCAATAGACGTCGACGTGGTGCTCTCGCCGATTCCGCAGGAGATTGCGGATCGAACGCCATTCGACCGTGACGAAAATCCACCGATCTGGGAGGTGGATGACGCCCACGCGTGGCTGACCGCGATGAGCTCGACACAGGCTGTTTTCGATCGTTGGCGCGCGCATTTCTTCGGCCGTACCGGCCTACAACTGTGGTGGGGTGCGCTCGACCTTACTCTGTTGCTGTTCACCGGAAAACACGTACCCGCGCCGCTCGATCGCGGCTATCTCTTCCGATACGATCTCGACGCGGAGATGATGAACGCCGGATTATACCCTGGCGACGACGCAACCGAGCCTTTTTACTAC
It encodes:
- a CDS encoding DUF5996 family protein — translated: MNEWPVLEYAPWARTKRTLHLIAQMLGKVRLALAPHQPNFQFAALYMAPDGITTSPIPVGLRLVELRLDVVEARIVLLSSDRRRREIAFAQLPSIASTYNALLDALRAIDVDVVLSPIPQEIADRTPFDRDENPPIWEVDDAHAWLTAMSSTQAVFDRWRAHFFGRTGLQLWWGALDLTLLLFTGKHVPAPLDRGYLFRYDLDAEMMNAGLYPGDDATEPFYYGYIYPEPAGCSEMAIADGTQWSDPFREWILPYSLVRAAPRPEELLHSFLDGIYATCSRAAHWNDAEFTYQPPPLRHGPLRR